In Synechococcus sp. Nb3U1, one DNA window encodes the following:
- a CDS encoding ABC transporter substrate-binding protein gives MIANLKPFTPLRAIFSVPLRLWIRLGLTLLLSLGLALLAVLLTPHSAHAARGPLYRLGRPEGAVSIVAWAGYIERGETDPAYDWVTGFEKETGCKVSVKVAATSDEMVALMNEGGFDLVTASGDATLRLIKGERVQQINPRLIPSWDTIDPRLQDAPWHTVEGKHYGVPYQWGSNVLMYNTQAFREPPTSWDVVFEEKTLADGKSNKGRIQAYDGPIYIADAALYLKAHRPELGITDPYELIREQFDAALDLLRQQRQLIGRYWHDAAVQVDDFVNEGVVASGSWPFQVNLLQYEGQPIASVVPEEGATGWSDTTMLSATAKHPNCAYLWMEHSLNPKVQGDLAAWFGSVPVVPAACQASELLGPEGCQTNGIDNFERISFWKTPVADCGDGRMDCVPYYEWVTNYIGVIGGR, from the coding sequence GTGATCGCTAACCTGAAACCCTTCACTCCTCTGCGCGCCATCTTCTCAGTGCCACTTCGCCTGTGGATACGGCTAGGGCTGACCCTGTTGCTCTCGCTGGGCTTGGCTCTGCTGGCCGTGTTGCTCACCCCCCATTCTGCTCATGCAGCCCGTGGGCCTCTCTATCGCTTGGGCCGTCCGGAGGGGGCAGTCTCGATCGTGGCTTGGGCGGGCTACATTGAACGGGGTGAAACGGATCCCGCCTACGACTGGGTGACCGGCTTTGAAAAAGAGACCGGCTGCAAAGTCAGCGTCAAGGTGGCGGCGACCTCCGATGAGATGGTGGCTCTGATGAACGAGGGAGGCTTTGATCTGGTGACCGCTTCTGGCGATGCCACCCTGCGCCTGATCAAGGGGGAACGGGTACAGCAAATTAACCCACGCCTCATCCCCAGTTGGGACACCATCGACCCGCGCCTGCAGGATGCCCCCTGGCATACCGTGGAGGGCAAACACTACGGTGTCCCCTACCAATGGGGATCCAATGTATTGATGTACAACACCCAAGCCTTCCGGGAGCCACCCACCAGTTGGGATGTGGTGTTTGAAGAGAAAACCCTGGCGGATGGCAAATCCAACAAGGGCCGCATCCAAGCCTACGATGGCCCCATCTACATTGCTGATGCTGCTCTGTACCTGAAGGCCCACCGACCGGAACTGGGCATTACGGATCCCTACGAGCTCATCCGTGAACAGTTTGATGCGGCTCTGGATCTGTTGCGTCAGCAACGGCAGCTGATTGGTCGCTACTGGCACGATGCGGCGGTGCAGGTGGATGACTTTGTCAACGAAGGGGTGGTGGCCTCTGGCTCCTGGCCCTTCCAAGTGAACCTGTTGCAGTACGAAGGACAACCCATCGCCAGCGTTGTGCCGGAGGAAGGGGCCACCGGCTGGTCGGATACCACCATGCTCAGTGCCACCGCCAAACACCCCAACTGCGCCTACCTATGGATGGAACATTCCTTGAACCCGAAAGTACAAGGAGATCTGGCGGCTTGGTTCGGTTCAGTGCCGGTGGTGCCTGCCGCTTGTCAAGCCAGCGAGCTACTGGGGCCAGAAGGCTGCCAAACCAATGGCATCGATAATTTCGAGCGCATCTCTTTTTGGAAAACCCCCGTGGCCGACTGTGGCGATGGCCGCATGGACTGTGTGCCCTACTACGAGTGGGTGACCAATTATATTGGTGTGATTGGCGGTCGTTAA
- a CDS encoding transporter substrate-binding protein, translated as MSTIQVGILHSLSGTMAISEAPLVDAALLAIDEINQQGGLLGSEIEPIIEDGASDPERFLSAAEYLIPQVATVFGCWTSLSRKAVLPVFEAADALLWYPVQYEGMEQSRQVFYTGACLNQQVEPALRWLLQQGHCRIFLVGSDYVFPRVAHTYLKGQLHHWGGQLAGECYVPLGSRHFGSVLQALRQAAPDAIFSTLNGDSNLGFYHALAEAGIPASQLPVMAMSISEVELLHIGSAAVGHYACWGHFQNLQTPANQTFLSRFRRRYGRHRVINDPMAAAYTQVYLWWQSAQAAQSLEVEAVRQTAIGQERETPAGLWRIAPNHHVCRDYHIGQIRPDLQFDILASSPELVDPLPWLGVEQAGFGTSAVVMDLLQSVPQAIHDQWLLNQKTEELKRSQKALADANREISQLNQALQVENLRLSTEVEITRRLQQMILPKEEELQGIPELDIAGFMEPATEVGGDYYDVLRQNGCVKIGIGDVTGHGLESGVLMIMVQMAVRTLLANGETDSKRFLSILNQVIYENVQRMRTDKNLSLSLLDYHSGQLKLSGQHEELILVRANGQIQRVDTIDLGFPIGLEADISSFVNQHEFFLEPGDGVVLYTDGVTEAENEAGEHFGLNRLCQAISCHWHQSASQIRQSIVKEVRQFIGSQTLYDDLTLLVLKQR; from the coding sequence ATGTCCACCATCCAAGTCGGGATCCTGCATTCCCTCAGTGGCACCATGGCCATCAGCGAAGCCCCTTTGGTGGATGCAGCTCTGTTGGCCATTGATGAGATTAATCAACAGGGGGGCCTGCTCGGCTCCGAGATCGAACCCATCATCGAAGACGGCGCTTCGGATCCAGAGCGCTTTTTATCGGCGGCTGAGTATCTGATCCCGCAGGTGGCGACGGTATTTGGTTGCTGGACCTCCCTCAGTCGGAAAGCGGTGTTGCCCGTCTTCGAGGCGGCGGATGCCCTGTTGTGGTATCCCGTGCAGTACGAGGGCATGGAGCAGTCGCGGCAGGTGTTTTACACCGGGGCTTGTCTGAATCAGCAGGTGGAGCCAGCCTTGCGTTGGCTATTGCAGCAGGGACATTGCCGCATCTTTTTGGTGGGATCCGATTATGTGTTTCCGCGGGTTGCCCATACCTATCTGAAGGGGCAGTTGCACCATTGGGGCGGCCAGTTGGCGGGGGAATGCTATGTCCCTCTCGGATCCCGACACTTTGGGAGTGTGTTGCAAGCTCTTCGACAGGCAGCCCCGGATGCCATCTTCAGTACCCTGAACGGAGACAGCAACCTTGGGTTTTACCACGCCTTGGCGGAAGCTGGGATCCCGGCCAGCCAACTGCCAGTGATGGCGATGAGCATTTCCGAGGTGGAGCTGCTGCACATTGGCTCAGCAGCAGTGGGGCACTACGCCTGTTGGGGCCATTTTCAAAATCTACAAACCCCCGCCAACCAAACCTTTTTAAGCCGGTTCCGGCGACGGTATGGTCGTCATCGCGTTATCAACGATCCGATGGCTGCCGCCTATACGCAGGTGTATCTGTGGTGGCAATCTGCCCAAGCGGCTCAATCTCTGGAAGTAGAAGCGGTGCGCCAGACAGCGATTGGACAAGAGAGGGAAACCCCCGCGGGTCTGTGGCGGATTGCCCCCAACCATCACGTTTGCCGTGACTATCACATTGGCCAAATCCGCCCGGATCTGCAATTTGACATCCTAGCCAGCAGCCCTGAGCTGGTGGATCCCTTGCCTTGGCTGGGGGTAGAGCAGGCGGGCTTTGGCACATCTGCAGTGGTGATGGATTTGCTCCAGTCGGTGCCGCAAGCCATTCACGACCAGTGGCTGCTCAACCAAAAAACCGAGGAACTGAAGCGTTCGCAAAAGGCTCTAGCAGATGCCAACCGCGAGATCTCACAGCTGAACCAAGCTCTGCAAGTGGAGAACTTGCGCCTCAGTACCGAAGTGGAGATCACCCGCCGTCTGCAGCAGATGATCCTGCCCAAAGAGGAGGAATTGCAAGGGATCCCGGAGCTTGACATTGCCGGGTTTATGGAACCGGCGACAGAGGTAGGGGGGGATTACTACGATGTTTTGCGTCAAAATGGTTGCGTCAAAATCGGCATCGGCGATGTGACCGGGCACGGTTTGGAAAGTGGCGTGTTAATGATCATGGTGCAGATGGCCGTGCGCACCCTACTGGCTAATGGGGAAACCGACAGCAAACGCTTTTTATCGATCCTGAATCAGGTGATTTACGAGAATGTGCAACGGATGCGCACCGACAAGAACCTCAGCCTGTCGCTGCTAGACTACCACTCTGGCCAGCTTAAACTGAGCGGCCAACACGAGGAGTTAATCCTAGTACGCGCCAATGGGCAAATCCAGCGAGTGGATACCATCGACCTAGGCTTCCCCATTGGGTTGGAGGCCGATATCAGCTCCTTTGTGAACCAGCACGAATTTTTCCTGGAACCAGGAGATGGAGTGGTACTTTACACCGATGGTGTGACCGAAGCTGAGAACGAAGCCGGAGAGCACTTTGGCCTAAACCGGCTCTGTCAGGCGATTAGCTGCCATTGGCACCAGAGCGCTAGCCAAATTCGCCAATCCATCGTCAAGGAAGTGCGGCAATTTATCGGCTCCCAAACCTTGTACGATGATCTAACTCTATTGGTACTGAAGCAGCGTTGA